TGCTGTTCGTGTTGGTGTTCTACCATCTACCGCGCTTCAACACCCACACCCCAGCGCGGCATCACCTGCGCGACGGCGTGATTGCACTGGGCCTGGGCAGCCTGATCACGGCGCTGGTATTGGCGGTTAGCGCAACACCACCACAGTCAGCGGTAGCGCCCTACTACATTGAGCACAGCAAACCGCTGGCGCACGGCCGCAACATCGTCAACGTGATCCTGGTGGACTTCCGTGGGTTGGATACCCTGGGCGAGATCACCGTGTTGGCGGTTGCGGCGGTGGGCGTGGTTGCCCTACTGCGCCTACGACCATGGGACGGGAAGTCGAAATGAAGTCACTCATTCTACGCACAGCCACACGCCTGCTGACAACACTGCTGCTCCTGTTTTCCATCTTTCTGCTGCTGCGCGGTCACAATGAGCCGGGTGGTGGCTTTGTTGGCGGCCTGATGGCGGCCAGCGCCTTTGTGCTCTACAGCATCGCCTTCGATCCCAGCGCGGCGCGCCGTGCGCTGCGCTTCGAGCCAACTGTGCTGATCGGCGCGGGCCTGTTGCTGGCGCTGCTCAGTGGGCTCGTAGGCGTGGCGCGCGGCCTGCCCTTTATGACCGGAGTGTGGGGCACGCTGCCCGGTCTGATGGTGGAGCTGGGCACCCCGTTGGTCTTCGATATCGGCGTGTACTTGACGGTGATCGGCGTAACCACAAGCATTATTCTGACCCTGGCGGAGGAATAGATGACCGTGGTTTTGGCCCTGGTGATCGGTGGGTTATATGCCGTTGGCATCTACCTGCTGCTGCAACGCAATCTGGCTCGCGTGATCATCGGGCTGGCGCTGCTCACCAACGCCGCCAACCTGCTGATCTTCACCGTCGGCGGCCTGGTACGGGCGCGTCCACCGCTGGTGCCCACCGATGCGAGCCGCCCTGCCACCCCGATCGCCGATCCCCTACCGCAGGCCTTGATCCTGACCGCGATCGTGATCGGCTTCGGCGTGCTGGCCTTTTTCATGGTGCTGGCCTACCGCGCCTCCCAGGCGGTTGGTTCAGATGATCTCAATGCGATGCAATCAACTGACTATCTGGTTGGGCTGCACGAGCCCTACCTGACGGAAACATACGACGAGCAGCGCGAGGCCGACGTGGATGGGCAGGTCGTCGCACCGCCGGCGGAGGCGGTTGCCAGCGCCACTGTCGACGAGCGCAGGGGAGGAGCCGCATGAACCTGCTCCTGCTGCTGCCCATTGCCCTGCCGCTGGCCACCGCGGCCTTGACACTGCTGCTTCATCGCCACCGCCCGGCACAACGCGCCTTGGGCGTGGCCGGCGCGGGTGGGCTACTGATCGCCGCTGGCGCGCTCCTGGCCAACGTCTGGCGCGCTGGCATCCAGGTAGCACAGATCGGCAATTGGCCTGCGCCCTTCGGCATTACCCTGGTTGCTGATCTGTTCAGTGCAATCATGGTGCTCCTGGCCGGACTGATGGGCTTTGCCGTCGCGATCTACTCGCTGACAACGATCGACGTGCGGCGCGAAGCCTTCGGCTATTACTCACTGCTGCATGTGCTGCTGATGGGCGTGTGTGGCGCGTTTCTCACCGGTGATCTGTTCAACCTGTACGTTTGGTTCGAGGTATTGCTGATCGCCTCGTTCGTGCTCCTGGCGCTTGGCGGCGAGCGCGCGCAGCTCGAAGGCGGCATCAAATACGTCACCCTTAACCTCCTCTCATCGGCGCTGTTTCTCGCCGCCGTTGGGCTCCTCTATGCCGAAACCGGCACGCTCAACCTGGCGCATCTGGCGCAGCGTCTCGCGCTTGTGCAACCCGGCCTGGTGACAACCATCGCAATGCTGTTTCTGGTAGCATTCGGTATCAAGG
This is a stretch of genomic DNA from Kallotenue papyrolyticum. It encodes these proteins:
- a CDS encoding Na+/H+ antiporter subunit B, with protein sequence MKSLILRTATRLLTTLLLLFSIFLLLRGHNEPGGGFVGGLMAASAFVLYSIAFDPSAARRALRFEPTVLIGAGLLLALLSGLVGVARGLPFMTGVWGTLPGLMVELGTPLVFDIGVYLTVIGVTTSIILTLAEE